The Xanthomonas fragariae genome has a segment encoding these proteins:
- a CDS encoding cell wall hydrolase, whose product MKLVWILWLSHVLPQPAADSLCLSTTVYLEARDQTLRGQQAVAEVALRRLDSGLWGDSVCQVVTARKQFAPTIVSPGTQLKNDDAWNKALDVALAAQRNWALPIGQRKEIVPGASHFAASAIASPSWRNAYQVAIIGNHTFYRVQKLRPRTAS is encoded by the coding sequence ATGAAACTTGTTTGGATACTTTGGCTGTCGCACGTATTGCCGCAGCCGGCTGCGGATTCGCTGTGTTTGAGTACGACCGTGTACCTGGAAGCGCGTGACCAGACCTTGCGTGGTCAACAAGCCGTTGCCGAAGTTGCGTTGCGTCGTCTTGATAGCGGTTTGTGGGGCGATTCGGTGTGTCAGGTGGTCACCGCGCGCAAGCAGTTCGCGCCCACGATCGTGTCACCGGGCACGCAGCTGAAAAATGACGATGCCTGGAACAAGGCATTGGATGTGGCGCTGGCAGCGCAACGTAACTGGGCATTGCCGATCGGGCAGCGCAAGGAAATCGTGCCGGGCGCAAGTCACTTTGCCGCAAGCGCGATTGCAAGCCCGAGCTGGCGCAATGCGTATCAAGTAGCCATCATTGGCAACCACACGTTCTATCGCGTACAGAAGCTGCGTCCGCGCACCGCCTCCTGA
- a CDS encoding OmpA family protein produces MNKKILTAALLGGLAVAQAASAQEFDDRWYLTGSAGFNFQDSDRLTNDAPFVTLGLGKFVSPNWSIDGELNYQNPNFDANQDQNWSQYGISFDLRRHFIQEGRGWNPYLLFGLGYQRSEEEFDATPNPVSPGQQKNGNFAAKAGVGLQTTFDKRIAVRAELAYRADFNDQSVAAPQEDWFGDVLASVGVVIPLGPAPSTAPPPPPAPVAPSCADLDEDNDGVNNCDDKCPASQPGQTIGPDGCPVPVSIDLKGVNFDFNKATLRPDAVSILTEATEILKRYPDLKVEVAGHTDSKGSDAYNQKLSERRATAVYDYLTKNGVDASRLVGPIGYGESRPIAPNANPNGSDNPEGRAKNRRTELNVQN; encoded by the coding sequence ATGAACAAGAAAATTCTCACTGCCGCGTTGCTTGGCGGTCTGGCAGTTGCCCAGGCTGCGTCCGCGCAGGAGTTCGATGACCGTTGGTACCTGACCGGTAGCGCTGGCTTCAACTTCCAGGACAGTGATCGTCTGACCAATGATGCCCCGTTCGTCACCCTGGGTCTGGGCAAGTTCGTCAGCCCGAACTGGTCGATCGACGGCGAGCTGAACTATCAGAATCCGAATTTCGATGCCAATCAGGATCAGAACTGGAGCCAGTACGGCATCTCGTTCGACCTGCGCCGCCACTTCATCCAAGAAGGCCGCGGTTGGAACCCCTACTTGCTGTTCGGCCTGGGCTATCAGCGTTCGGAAGAAGAGTTCGACGCAACGCCGAACCCGGTTTCGCCGGGCCAGCAGAAAAACGGCAACTTTGCCGCCAAGGCTGGTGTCGGTCTGCAAACCACCTTCGACAAGCGCATCGCCGTGCGTGCCGAGTTGGCCTACCGCGCTGACTTCAACGACCAGAGCGTTGCTGCTCCGCAGGAAGACTGGTTCGGCGACGTGCTGGCCTCGGTCGGCGTCGTGATCCCGTTGGGACCGGCTCCGTCGACCGCTCCGCCGCCGCCGCCGGCTCCGGTCGCACCGAGCTGTGCAGACCTTGATGAAGACAATGACGGCGTCAACAACTGCGACGACAAATGCCCCGCTTCGCAGCCTGGCCAGACCATCGGCCCGGACGGCTGCCCGGTTCCTGTGTCGATCGACCTGAAGGGCGTGAACTTCGACTTCAACAAGGCGACCCTGCGTCCGGACGCTGTGTCGATCCTGACCGAAGCGACCGAGATCCTGAAGCGTTACCCCGACCTGAAGGTCGAGGTTGCTGGTCACACCGACTCGAAGGGTAGCGACGCGTACAACCAGAAGCTGTCTGAGCGTCGCGCGACTGCCGTGTACGACTACCTGACCAAGAACGGCGTCGATGCGTCGCGTCTGGTTGGCCCGATCGGCTACGGCGAGAGCCGTCCGATTGCTCCGAACGCCAACCCGAATGGTTCCGACAATCCGGAAGGCCGCGCGAAGAACCGTCGTACCGAGCTGAACGTCCAGAACTAA
- a CDS encoding zinc-binding alcohol dehydrogenase family protein, whose product MKAVALTRHLPIDDPESLLDMDLPSPAAPSGYDLLVRVEAIALNPVDTKVRAPKPQTLDAPKILGYDAAGVIEAVGSEVTAFAVGDEVYYAGDIGRPGSNAQFQLVDARIAGCKPTSLSFAQAAALPLTTLTAWELLFQRMPFAFDGARNRGKHLLIIGGAGGVGSIAIQLARHAGFTVIATASRPETIEWVRQMGAQHVIDHHQPLHPQLRALGLEMVDAALNLADTDRYWQQLGEILAPQGHVGLIVEPRGPLSIGDPYKSKCIGIHWELMFTRSRYATDDMVEQHRILNRAASLIDAGELRTTHTETLSPINAQQLREAHRRLESGSTIGKLVLAGW is encoded by the coding sequence ATGAAAGCTGTCGCACTCACCCGCCATCTTCCGATCGACGATCCCGAGTCGCTGCTCGACATGGACCTCCCGTCGCCCGCAGCCCCCTCGGGGTATGACTTGTTGGTACGCGTGGAAGCGATCGCGTTGAATCCGGTCGATACCAAAGTGCGCGCGCCCAAACCGCAGACCCTGGATGCGCCGAAGATCCTGGGCTATGACGCAGCCGGCGTGATCGAAGCGGTGGGCTCGGAGGTCACCGCCTTTGCGGTCGGCGACGAGGTCTACTACGCAGGAGACATCGGGCGGCCAGGCAGCAACGCGCAGTTCCAGCTGGTCGACGCGCGTATTGCCGGCTGCAAGCCAACCTCGCTCAGCTTCGCCCAGGCCGCTGCCTTGCCGTTGACCACATTGACTGCGTGGGAGCTGTTGTTCCAGCGCATGCCCTTCGCCTTCGACGGCGCACGCAATCGCGGTAAGCACTTATTGATCATCGGCGGCGCGGGCGGCGTGGGCTCGATCGCGATCCAGTTGGCGCGGCATGCAGGCTTCACGGTGATCGCCACCGCCTCGCGCCCGGAGACCATCGAGTGGGTGCGGCAGATGGGCGCGCAGCATGTAATCGACCATCACCAGCCGCTGCATCCGCAATTGCGGGCGCTGGGCCTGGAGATGGTGGATGCGGCGCTCAATCTGGCCGACACCGATCGTTACTGGCAGCAACTAGGCGAGATCCTGGCACCGCAGGGACACGTGGGATTGATCGTGGAACCGCGCGGACCGCTGTCGATCGGCGACCCATACAAATCCAAGTGCATCGGCATCCACTGGGAATTGATGTTCACCCGCTCGCGCTATGCGACCGATGACATGGTCGAGCAGCACCGCATCCTCAATCGCGCCGCCAGCCTGATCGATGCGGGCGAGTTGCGTACCACGCATACCGAAACGCTGTCGCCGATCAATGCGCAACAGTTGCGCGAGGCGCATCGTCGGTTGGAAAGCGGCAGCACCATCGGTAAGTTGGTGCTGGCGGGTTGGTAA
- a CDS encoding NADPH-dependent 2,4-dienoyl-CoA reductase — protein sequence MSPATGLSAPPFPHLFTPLDLGFTQLRNRVLMGSMHTGLEDRARDFPKLAAYFAERAAGGVGLIVTGGFSPNVVGWLKPFGGKLSWPWEVRPHRQITRAVREHGAKICLQLLHAGRYAYHPLSVAPSRLKAPINPFTPRALSARAVDRQIAAYARAARLAREAGYDGVEVMGSEGYLINEFTAARTNQRSDAWGGDAAKRMRFAVEIVQRIREACGPDFIIIYRLSLVDLVEDGNQWQEILAQAQAIQAAGATIINSGIGWHEARIPTIATSVPRAAFAGVTAKLKPHLRIAVVATNRINMPEVAERILADGAADMVSLARPLLADPQWTNKARAGQSHTINTCIACNQACLDHVFDNKLATCLVNPRAAHETELIYMPTSTSKRIAVVGAGPAGLACATVAAERGHRVTLFEAATEIGGQFNVAKRIPGKEEFNETLRYFGHRIEATGVQLRLNTHVQAADLRDFDEVVLATGIEPRKVDFPGADHPMVVSYLDVVLGRHVAADKVAIIGAGGIGFDVGEFLVHAGESTTLDPARWMAEWGVDPNFETRGALVKPQPERPARQVWLLQRSPGKPGARLGKTTGWIHRATLKAKGVKMLGGVEYLGVDDAGLRIRVDGSEQLLDVGMVVVCAGQEPRRELLAALQSDGQQPHLIGGADVAAELDAKRAINQACRLAAAL from the coding sequence ATGTCGCCCGCCACCGGCCTGTCCGCCCCTCCCTTCCCGCACCTGTTCACGCCGCTCGATCTGGGCTTCACGCAACTGCGCAACCGCGTCCTGATGGGATCGATGCATACGGGGCTGGAAGACCGTGCGCGCGATTTCCCGAAGCTGGCTGCCTATTTCGCCGAGCGCGCCGCCGGCGGTGTGGGCCTGATCGTCACAGGGGGGTTCTCGCCGAATGTGGTCGGCTGGCTCAAGCCGTTTGGCGGCAAGCTGTCGTGGCCTTGGGAGGTGCGCCCGCATCGCCAGATCACCCGAGCGGTGCGCGAACACGGCGCCAAGATCTGCCTGCAGCTGCTGCATGCCGGGCGCTATGCCTATCACCCGCTGTCGGTAGCGCCGTCCAGGCTCAAGGCACCGATCAACCCATTCACCCCGCGCGCGTTGTCGGCACGTGCAGTGGACCGGCAGATCGCCGCTTACGCGCGGGCGGCGCGGCTGGCGCGCGAAGCCGGATACGACGGCGTCGAGGTGATGGGTTCGGAAGGCTATCTGATCAATGAATTCACCGCAGCGCGCACCAATCAGCGCAGCGATGCCTGGGGCGGCGATGCTGCAAAGCGCATGCGTTTTGCGGTGGAGATCGTGCAGCGCATCCGCGAGGCCTGCGGGCCGGACTTCATCATCATCTACCGGCTGTCGCTGGTGGATCTGGTTGAAGACGGCAACCAGTGGCAGGAAATACTGGCACAGGCGCAGGCAATCCAAGCAGCCGGCGCAACCATCATCAATTCCGGCATCGGTTGGCACGAGGCGCGCATTCCGACCATCGCCACCTCGGTGCCGCGTGCGGCATTTGCCGGCGTGACCGCCAAGCTCAAGCCGCATCTGCGCATTGCGGTGGTGGCGACCAACCGCATCAATATGCCGGAAGTGGCCGAGCGCATCCTCGCCGATGGCGCGGCCGACATGGTGTCGCTGGCCCGGCCGCTGCTGGCCGACCCGCAGTGGACCAACAAAGCCCGCGCTGGGCAGTCGCACACCATCAATACCTGCATCGCCTGCAACCAGGCCTGCCTGGATCACGTCTTCGACAACAAGCTGGCCACCTGCCTGGTCAACCCACGCGCCGCACACGAAACCGAGCTGATCTACATGCCGACCAGCACGTCCAAGCGCATCGCCGTGGTCGGCGCAGGCCCGGCCGGCCTAGCCTGCGCGACGGTGGCGGCCGAGCGCGGCCACCGCGTGACCTTGTTCGAGGCCGCCACGGAAATCGGCGGCCAGTTCAACGTAGCCAAGCGCATCCCGGGCAAGGAAGAATTCAACGAGACGTTACGCTACTTCGGCCATCGCATCGAAGCGACCGGTGTGCAGCTACGTCTGAACACCCACGTGCAAGCGGCCGATCTGAGGGACTTCGACGAGGTGGTGCTGGCCACCGGCATCGAGCCGCGCAAGGTGGACTTCCCCGGCGCCGATCACCCGATGGTAGTCAGCTATCTCGACGTGGTACTGGGCCGCCATGTGGCCGCCGACAAGGTGGCGATCATCGGTGCCGGCGGCATTGGGTTCGATGTCGGCGAGTTTCTGGTGCATGCAGGCGAATCGACGACGCTGGATCCGGCACGCTGGATGGCCGAATGGGGCGTGGACCCCAACTTCGAGACACGCGGTGCATTAGTCAAACCGCAACCCGAGCGCCCCGCTCGTCAGGTCTGGCTGCTGCAGCGCAGCCCGGGCAAACCAGGTGCACGCCTGGGCAAGACCACCGGCTGGATCCATCGCGCAACGCTCAAGGCCAAGGGCGTCAAGATGCTTGGCGGCGTGGAATATCTGGGCGTGGACGATGCAGGGCTGCGAATTCGTGTGGACGGCAGCGAACAGTTGCTCGACGTCGGGATGGTAGTGGTCTGCGCCGGGCAGGAACCGCGCCGCGAACTGCTTGCTGCGCTGCAATCCGATGGACAGCAACCACATCTGATCGGAGGTGCGGACGTGGCAGCCGAGTTGGATGCCAAGCGCGCCATCAATCAGGCGTGTCGGTTGGCGGCTGCGTTATAG